One genomic segment of Plasmodium vivax chromosome 9, whole genome shotgun sequence includes these proteins:
- a CDS encoding histone 2B (encoded by transcript PVX_090935A), producing MVSKKPAKAKKATTGATDGKKKRKKSRYDSYGLYIFKVLKQVHPDTGISRKSMNIMNSFLVDTFEKIATEASRLCKYTRRDTLSSREIQTAIRLVLPGELAKHAVSEGTKAVTKFTSK from the coding sequence ATGGTATCCAAAAAGCCAgcgaaagcgaaaaaagCCACCACTGGTGCAACTGAcggaaagaagaagagaaaaaagtcCAGATATGACAGCTATGgactttacatttttaaagttttgAAACAAGTTCACCCAGACACTGGTATTTCGAGGAAATCCATGAACATCATGAACTCCTTCCTTGTTGATACTTTTGAGAAAATTGCAACTGAAGCTTCCAGATTGTGTAAATACACCAGAAGGGACACCTTATCATCCCGTGAAATTCAAACTGCCATCAGATTAGTATTGCCAGGAGAATTGGCCAAGCACGCCGTTTCGGAAGGAACCAAGGCCGTTACGAAATTTACCTCCAAGTAA
- a CDS encoding histone H4, putative (encoded by transcript PVX_090930A) — translation MSGRGKGGKGLGKGGAKRHRKILRDNIQGITKPAIRRLARRGGVKRISGLIYEEIRGVLKVFLENVIKDSIMYTEHAKRKTVTAMDIVYSLKRQGRTLYGFGG, via the coding sequence ATGTCAGGACGAGGAAAAGGAGGCAAAGGATTGGGAAAGGGAGGAGCGAAGAGGCACAGAAAGATTTTAAGAGATAACATTCAAGGTATCACCAAACCAGCCATCAGACGTTTGGCCAGAAGAGGTGGTGTGAAGCGTATCTCCGGTTTGATATACGAAGAAATCAGAGGAGTGTTAAAAGTCTTCCTAGAAAACGTAATTAAAGATTCCATCATGTACACTGAACACGCAAAGAGAAAGACTGTCACTGCTATGGACATTGTGTACTCGCTGAAAAGACAAGGAAGAACATTATATGGTTTTGGTGGTTAA